Below is a window of Chrysiogenia bacterium DNA.
AGAAGCTCACCGTGCCCATCGACATCGAGCTGACCGTCCCCATCGACGAGGAAGTCCACGTCACCATGGAAGTGCCCGTGCGCACGGTGGTGAAGATGAACAACACGGTAAAGCTCGGCGTGGGCGCCGCCGCCGTGCCCATCCCCATTCAGGCGAGCATCCCCATCGATGTCTCGATTCCGCTGGATTCGAAGATCCGCGTGAAGATCGACGATTTCACCGTGAAGGTGCACAAGGAGATCGAGGTTGAGCTGCGCGATTCGATTCCCGTGGAGATCGACGACATCGTGAGCGCCAACGTGCCCATCGATCACACGCTCAGCGTCCCCGTGCAGGCCGAGATCGACACGCTCGTTTCCTTCGACGAGCGCGCGCCGGTCAGCGTCTCCGGCGACGTGGTGATCGACATCTCGCGCCTGGGTCTCGAACTCAAAAGCACAAAGGAAGAGAAGTAGCCGCCCATGGACGCGCTCTTTTCGGTCGAGCAACTCGAGTGCGAGGTGGGCAGCCGCGTGCGGCTGGCCGCGCCGCTGCAGGTTCGCGCGGGCGAGATTCTGGGAATCGTCGGCCCCTCGGGCTCGGGCAAGTCGATCTTCCTGCGCGCGCTGGCGCTCCTGGATCCCGCGCGCATCGAGGGCATGCGCCTTGGCGAGGACACGCCCGAAAAACTGGGGCCCGCCCACTGGCGCGCCCACGTGGGCTACCTGCCCCCTGCCCCGGCGCTCTGGGGAAATCCCGTGCGCGAGGACTTTGCGCGCGTGCTCGCCCTGAAGGCCCATGCCGAGCGGGACATTCAGATCGAAGCCGCAGAAGAGCTGCTCGGCAAGCTGCAACTTCCCGGCATCCTGGATTCCGACAGCGCGCGGCTCTCCTCGGGAGAAAAACAACGCGTCGCCCTGGCGCGCATGCTCTGGCGCGCGCCTTCTCTGTTGCTGCTCGACGAGCCCACCGGCGCCCTCGACCCCGCACTTCGAAAGAGCGCCCGTGAGCTGATCACTTCCTGGGTGCGCGAGAGCGACACGCCGCGCGCGGCGCTCTGGATCACCCACGACCACACCGAGGCCCGCGAGAGCTGCAGCCGCTTTTTGAGAGTAGCGGACGCCCTCGTGAGCGAAGTGGGCCCGGAGGATCTCGCATGAACGCCGCGCACACCCAGGAGATTTCCCTCTGGCAGCTCTCCATTGCGCTGACGCTGGTGCTCGTTCCCGCGCTCTGCTCGGCGCTCCTCCACCTGGG
It encodes the following:
- a CDS encoding ATP-binding cassette domain-containing protein, which translates into the protein MDALFSVEQLECEVGSRVRLAAPLQVRAGEILGIVGPSGSGKSIFLRALALLDPARIEGMRLGEDTPEKLGPAHWRAHVGYLPPAPALWGNPVREDFARVLALKAHAERDIQIEAAEELLGKLQLPGILDSDSARLSSGEKQRVALARMLWRAPSLLLLDEPTGALDPALRKSARELITSWVRESDTPRAALWITHDHTEARESCSRFLRVADALVSEVGPEDLA